Proteins encoded within one genomic window of Sebastes fasciatus isolate fSebFas1 chromosome 18, fSebFas1.pri, whole genome shotgun sequence:
- the LOC141755782 gene encoding DNA (cytosine-5)-methyltransferase 3A-like isoform X6, producing MPSNSPAAAEPPETPENDITNDVNEDGADHDSPEEGTPACPRTKRRVGRPGRKRKQLLPAERRAYREAEMDMMDDLSGGIFQKEEESASPAPPLPPPPPPSQQHTAPASPTVAVTPEPAARGERPTPREIEYQDGRGFGIGVLVFGKLRGFSWWPGRIVSWLMSGRSRAADGTRWVKWFGDGKFSVVCVEKLMLLSSFSSAFHQPTYNKQPMYRKAIFEALQVSSVRAGRPVPSCDTSDDADGVEIQTRQMIEWAMTGFLPTGPQSLEPPEEEQNPYKEVYPEMWAEPEAAYTPPPAKKLRKNSAEKAKIREVIDEGTRERLICEVKKKTRNIDDICISCGSLNVSLEHPLFGGAMCQGCKNSFLECAYQYDDDGYQSYCTICCGGREVLMCGNNNCCRCFCVECVDLLVGAGSAATAIKEDPWNCYMCGSKGAYGLLRRRDDWPCRLQHFFANNHEQDFEPAKLYPPVSAEKRKPVRVLSLFDGIATGLLVLRDLGMQVDKYVASEVCEDSITVGMVRHHGRIMYVGDIRNVTRKHIEEWGPFDLVIGGSPCNDLSIVNPARKGLFEGTGRLFFEFYRLLHEARPKPGDERPFYWLFENVVAMGVSDKRDISRFLECNPVMIDAKEVSAAHRARYFWGNLPGMSSDLFPPTFRPLSAMTNDRLDLQECLEHGRTAKFEKLRTITTRSNSVKQGKDEHFPVFMDNKEDILWCTEMERVFGFPVHYTDVSNMSRLARQRLLGRSWSVPVIRHLFAPLKEYFACN from the exons GCAGAGCGCCGGGCATACAGGGAGGCGGAGATGGACATGATGGACGACCTATCAGGGGGCATCTTTCAGAAAGAGGAGGAGTCAGCCAGTCCAGCCCCACCCctacccccacccccacctccttcacaacaacacacagccCCCGCCTCGCCAACGGTTGCCGTGACACCGGAGCCAGCTGCCAGGGGAGAACGGCCCACGCCCAGGGAGATAGAGTACCAG GACGGCCGGGGTTTTGGCATCGGTGTTCTGGTGTTTGGGAAGCTGCGAGGTTTCTCTTGGTGGCCCGGCAGGATCGTTTCCTGGTTGATGAGCGGCCGAAGTCGAGCTGCAGACGGGACTCGCTGGGTGAAGTGGTTTGGAGACGGAAAATTCTCTGTG GTTTGTGTGGAGAAGCTGATGCTTCTGAGCTCTTTCTCATCTGCCTTCCACCAGCCCACCTACAACAAACAGCCCATGTACCGGAAAGCTATCTTCGAGGCTCTGCAG GTGTCCAGTGTTCGGGCGGGGAGGCCAGTTCCTTCCTGTGACACGAGCGATGATGCAGATGGTGTGGAGATTCAAACCAGACAGATGATAGAGTGGGCTATGACCGGCTTCCTACCTACTGGTCCACAATCACTGGAACCTCCAGAAg AGGAACAAAATCCATATAAGGAAGTGTACCCAGAGATGTGGGCGGAGCCTGAGGCAGCGTACACGCCTCCACCCGCCAAGAAACTGCGCAAGAACTCGGCTGAAAAAGCAAAGATCAGAGAGGTGATCGACGAAGGGACCAGAG AGAGACTAATATGTGAAGTCAAAAAGAAGACCAGGAACATAGACG ATATCTGCATCTCCTGTGGAAGCCTCAACGTCTCTCTGGAGCATCCTCTTTTCGGAGGAGCGATGTGTCAGGGCTGCAAA AACTCGTTCCTGGAGTGTGCCTACCAGTACGACGACGACGGCTACCAGTCCTACTGCACCATCTGCTGTGGAGGCCGGGAGGTGCTTATGTGTGGCAATAACAACTGCTGTAG gtgtttctgtgtggagtGTGTGGATCTGCTGGTCGGAGCCGGCTCGGCGGCGACAGCCATCAAAGAGGACCCATGGAACTGCTACATGTGTGGCTCCAAGGGCGCCTACGGGTTACTGCGGCGTCGGGACGACTGGCCCTGCAGACTACAACACTTCTTCGCCAACAACCACGAACAGGACTTT gaGCCAGCCAAATTGTACCCTCCAGTTTCAGCAGAGAAGAGGAAACCAGTCAGAGTTCTCTCCCTGTTTGACGGCATTGCCACAG gTCTGTTGGTGCTGAGGGATTTGGGCATGCAGGTTGACAAGTACGTGGCGTCTGAGGTGTGTGAGGACTCCATCACTGTCGGCATGGTCCGACACCATGGGCGCATCATGTACGTGGGCGACATACGCAACGTAACACGCAAACAT ATCGAGGAGTGGGGACCATTTGACCTGGTCATCGGAGGAAGCCCCTGCAACGACCTCTCCATAGTCAACCCTGCAAGGAAAGGCCTTTTCG aGGGAACCGGCCGGTTGTTTTTTGAGTTTTACCGCCTGCTGCACGAGGCTCGACCAAAACCCGGCGACGAGCGTCCGTTCTACTGGCTGTTTGAGAATGTGGTCGCCATGGGAGTCAGCGACAAACGGGACATCTCCCGCTTTTTAGAG TGTAACCCGGTGATGATCGACGCCAAGGAGGTCTCTGCTGCCCACCGCGCTCGCTATTTCTGGGGAAACCTGCCAGGCATGTCCAG tGATTTATTTCCCCCAACTTTCAGACCTCTGTCCGCCATGACGAATGACAGGCTGGATCTACAAGAGTGCCTCGAGCACGGACGTACCGCCAAG TTTGAGAAGTTGCGTACGATAACGACACGCTCCAACTCTGTGAAGCAGGGGAAAGACGAGCATTTCCCCGTCTTCATGGACAACAAGGAGGACATCCTTTGGTGTACCGAGATGGAAAG ggtgtTTGGTTTCCCCGTCCACTACACGGACGTGTCCAACATGAGTCGTCTGGCCAGGCAAAGGCTGCTGGGACGTTCCTGGAGCGTCCCCGTCATCAGGCACCTCTTCGCCCCGCTCAAGGAGTACTTCGCCTGCAACTAG
- the LOC141755782 gene encoding DNA (cytosine-5)-methyltransferase 3A-like isoform X7 encodes MPSNSPAAAEPPETPENDITNDVNEDGADHDSPEEGTPACPRTKRRVGRPGRKRKQLLPAERRAYREAEMDMMDDLSGGIFQKEEESASPAPPLPPPPPPSQQHTAPASPTVAVTPEPAARGERPTPREIEYQDGRGFGIGVLVFGKLRGFSWWPGRIVSWLMSGRSRAADGTRWVKWFGDGKFSVVCVEKLMLLSSFSSAFHQPTYNKQPMYRKAIFEALQVSSVRAGRPVPSCDTSDDADGVEIQTRQMIEWAMTGFLPTGPQSLEPPEEEQNPYKEVYPEMWAEPEAAYTPPPAKKLRKNSAEKAKIREVIDEGTRERLICEVKKKTRNIDDICISCGSLNVSLEHPLFGGAMCQGCKNSFLECAYQYDDDGYQSYCTICCGGREVLMCGNNNCCRCFCVECVDLLVGAGSAATAIKEDPWNCYMCGSKGAYGLLRRRDDWPCRLQHFFANNHEQDFEPAKLYPPVSAEKRKPVRVLSLFDGIATGLLVLRDLGMQVDKYVASEVCEDSITVGMVRHHGRIMYVGDIRNVTRKHIEEWGPFDLVIGGSPCNDLSIVNPARKGLFEGTGRLFFEFYRLLHEARPKPGDERPFYWLFENVVAMGVSDKRDISRFLECNPVMIDAKEVSAAHRARYFWGNLPGMSRPLSAMTNDRLDLQECLEHGRTAKFEKLRTITTRSNSVKQGKDEHFPVFMDNKEDILWCTEMERVFGFPVHYTDVSNMSRLARQRLLGRSWSVPVIRHLFAPLKEYFACN; translated from the exons GCAGAGCGCCGGGCATACAGGGAGGCGGAGATGGACATGATGGACGACCTATCAGGGGGCATCTTTCAGAAAGAGGAGGAGTCAGCCAGTCCAGCCCCACCCctacccccacccccacctccttcacaacaacacacagccCCCGCCTCGCCAACGGTTGCCGTGACACCGGAGCCAGCTGCCAGGGGAGAACGGCCCACGCCCAGGGAGATAGAGTACCAG GACGGCCGGGGTTTTGGCATCGGTGTTCTGGTGTTTGGGAAGCTGCGAGGTTTCTCTTGGTGGCCCGGCAGGATCGTTTCCTGGTTGATGAGCGGCCGAAGTCGAGCTGCAGACGGGACTCGCTGGGTGAAGTGGTTTGGAGACGGAAAATTCTCTGTG GTTTGTGTGGAGAAGCTGATGCTTCTGAGCTCTTTCTCATCTGCCTTCCACCAGCCCACCTACAACAAACAGCCCATGTACCGGAAAGCTATCTTCGAGGCTCTGCAG GTGTCCAGTGTTCGGGCGGGGAGGCCAGTTCCTTCCTGTGACACGAGCGATGATGCAGATGGTGTGGAGATTCAAACCAGACAGATGATAGAGTGGGCTATGACCGGCTTCCTACCTACTGGTCCACAATCACTGGAACCTCCAGAAg AGGAACAAAATCCATATAAGGAAGTGTACCCAGAGATGTGGGCGGAGCCTGAGGCAGCGTACACGCCTCCACCCGCCAAGAAACTGCGCAAGAACTCGGCTGAAAAAGCAAAGATCAGAGAGGTGATCGACGAAGGGACCAGAG AGAGACTAATATGTGAAGTCAAAAAGAAGACCAGGAACATAGACG ATATCTGCATCTCCTGTGGAAGCCTCAACGTCTCTCTGGAGCATCCTCTTTTCGGAGGAGCGATGTGTCAGGGCTGCAAA AACTCGTTCCTGGAGTGTGCCTACCAGTACGACGACGACGGCTACCAGTCCTACTGCACCATCTGCTGTGGAGGCCGGGAGGTGCTTATGTGTGGCAATAACAACTGCTGTAG gtgtttctgtgtggagtGTGTGGATCTGCTGGTCGGAGCCGGCTCGGCGGCGACAGCCATCAAAGAGGACCCATGGAACTGCTACATGTGTGGCTCCAAGGGCGCCTACGGGTTACTGCGGCGTCGGGACGACTGGCCCTGCAGACTACAACACTTCTTCGCCAACAACCACGAACAGGACTTT gaGCCAGCCAAATTGTACCCTCCAGTTTCAGCAGAGAAGAGGAAACCAGTCAGAGTTCTCTCCCTGTTTGACGGCATTGCCACAG gTCTGTTGGTGCTGAGGGATTTGGGCATGCAGGTTGACAAGTACGTGGCGTCTGAGGTGTGTGAGGACTCCATCACTGTCGGCATGGTCCGACACCATGGGCGCATCATGTACGTGGGCGACATACGCAACGTAACACGCAAACAT ATCGAGGAGTGGGGACCATTTGACCTGGTCATCGGAGGAAGCCCCTGCAACGACCTCTCCATAGTCAACCCTGCAAGGAAAGGCCTTTTCG aGGGAACCGGCCGGTTGTTTTTTGAGTTTTACCGCCTGCTGCACGAGGCTCGACCAAAACCCGGCGACGAGCGTCCGTTCTACTGGCTGTTTGAGAATGTGGTCGCCATGGGAGTCAGCGACAAACGGGACATCTCCCGCTTTTTAGAG TGTAACCCGGTGATGATCGACGCCAAGGAGGTCTCTGCTGCCCACCGCGCTCGCTATTTCTGGGGAAACCTGCCAGGCATGTCCAG ACCTCTGTCCGCCATGACGAATGACAGGCTGGATCTACAAGAGTGCCTCGAGCACGGACGTACCGCCAAG TTTGAGAAGTTGCGTACGATAACGACACGCTCCAACTCTGTGAAGCAGGGGAAAGACGAGCATTTCCCCGTCTTCATGGACAACAAGGAGGACATCCTTTGGTGTACCGAGATGGAAAG ggtgtTTGGTTTCCCCGTCCACTACACGGACGTGTCCAACATGAGTCGTCTGGCCAGGCAAAGGCTGCTGGGACGTTCCTGGAGCGTCCCCGTCATCAGGCACCTCTTCGCCCCGCTCAAGGAGTACTTCGCCTGCAACTAG